The sequence TGGTCCAGGAGGTCGGGGGTTCGAGTCCCCTTAGCCACCCTCCCCGCCGTACAGTTCACCGCACGCGCCTCTAGCTCAACGGCAGAGCAACGGACTCTTAATCCGCAGGTTCTGGGTTCGAATCCCAGGGGGCGCACCGCAGCGAGGGCGATCGCCACGGGGGCTGGTGGCCCTCGCCGCCGGTGGCGACCAGGCTTGCAGCGATTCCAGCGTAGTCCTGCGCCTATTGACGCCGGTCTGCGGCCCGCGTACGTTCCCGGCGTGCGGGTCGTGCTGCTGGGCAAGGGGGGCTCGGGCAAGTCCACCCTGGCCGGGCTGCTGTGCGCCGAGATCCGGTCGCGGGACGGCGCGGTGGTGGCGTTCGACGCCGACACCGTTCCCGGCCTCGGCGAAGTGCTGGGCATGCCCGCCACCGACGACTGGATGCTCGCCGGGTCGGCCGTGCGTGACGCCGGTGGGTGGCGGCTCGAGGGCAGTGCCGCCGACGTGGTCGACCGCTGCGCCCGGGAGGCGCCCGGCGGCGTGCGGTTCGTCCAGGTCGGCAACGCCGACTCGGCCACCAAGGACTTCGAGCTGTACCGGGCGCGCTACCCGGACCGGTGGTCGGCCGCCGTTGCCTTCAACACGGTCGCCCGGATCTACGACGAGGAGGACGGGTGGGCCGTCGTCGACCTCCAGGGTGGGACGCTCCACGTCGCCAGCGGGATGGTCGGCACCGACGGCGTGGCCCTCCTGGTCGTGGAGCCGTTCGCCAAGTCGGTGCTCACCGCCCGGCGCATGGCCGGCATGGGGACGTGGCCGCCGGGGGTGCGCCTGGCCGGCGTGGCGAACAAGGTCGACTCCGCCGACGACGAAGCCTACGTACGCGACGCCCTCGAGGACCTCGGCGTGCCGATGTGGGCTTCGGTCCCGCTCGACCCGGCGATCAAGCGGGCCGAGCGCGCCGGCGTACCCCTGGTGGCCGGGGACCCGTCGTCGCCCGCCCGTCGCGCCGTGGCGCGACTCGTCGACCAACTGGAGCAGGCGGGTGCGCCCGCCGAAGCCGTCCGCGGCGCGTGAGCGCACGGACCCCGAGAACGGAGGGCCTGTGACCAAGATCGCCGTCGCCGGGAAGGGCGGCTCGGGCAAGACCACCGTCGCCGGCGTCCTCGCCCGGCTGGTGGCCGAAGAGGGGCGGGACGTGCTCACCGTCGACGCCGACGAGAACCCGAACCTCGGCATCTCGCTCGGCCTCGGCGTCGAGGCCACGTACGGCCTGATCTCGGCCCGGGAGGAGATGCTGCCCGACGGTCCGGCCATGGCCATGTCCATGGAGGAGGTGGTCGAGCGCTTCGCCACCCAGGCGGGCGAGCGGCTCAAGGTGGTGCAGGTCCGCAAGTTCGACCACTTCCGACCCGGCTGAGGCGGGCTCTCGGCCGGGCAGTTGCTCGCCTCGCTGGAAGACAAGCCGGGACGCGTCGTCATCGTCGACCTGGGCGGCGGCGTCATGACCGTGGCCCGGGGGGACGAGAGCCAGATCGACGTCCTGGTGGTGGTGGTCGAGCCGTACCCGCGGTCGGCCGAGGTCGCCCGGCGGCTGCTCGCCATGGCGGCCGAGAAGGGGATCGATCGCCGCATCGTCGTCGCCAACAGGATCGCCGGCCGGGAGGACCTCGACGCCGTCGAGCGGTTCCTCGGCGTGGCGCCCGACGTCGTCATCCCCGACGACTCGGCGGTCGCCGCCGCCGACCGGGCCGGCGCCTCGCCGGTGGACCACGACCCGGGGTCGCCGGCGGTGGGCGTGGTGCGGGAGCTGGCGTCGCTGCTGCTCGACTACTGAGCGCCGGCCCGACCTCGTCGACGGGAGCAGCGACCGCGCCCAGCCGCTGCCCGAGCACGACCTCGCCGACGAGCTGCGGACGTGGACGTTCCCCGTCGTTGTCGGTCCCGCGAAGCGGGGTTTCGGGTCGGGGATCCGGCCCGGTGGGCGCCCGGCCGCCGAGGACCACTGACCACGTCCCGGGGTTGGGCGCCCGCTCGTCGGGTAAGCCGGTCCCATGGGGACGAACGAGCTGCTGGAGACCTACCTGAACGACCACCTGGCGGGGGCCACGGCCGGGCTCGACCTGGCCCGCCGCCTGACCGAGGACACCGAGGGCACGCCCGTGGGCGCAGCCATGCAACAGCTGGCCGACGACATCGAGGCCGACCGGGCGGTGCTCGAGGACCTCGTCGGCCGGCTCGGGTTCGAGGAGCAGACCGTCAAGCAGGCGGCGGCCTGGATGGCCGAGAAGGCGAGCCGGCTGCGACTCAACCGGGTGTCCGCCGGCAGCGACGCCCTGGCCCTCCTCCTCTCCATGGAGACGCTGTCGATGGGTGTCGACGGGAAGCGGAACCTGTGGCAATCCCTCCAGGAGATCGCCGTGGACGTCCCCGTCCTCGCCGCCCTCGACCTGGCCGGGCTCGTCGAGCGCGCCGAGTCGCAGCACGCCGTCCTGGAGAAGTACCGGCGGGCGGCCGCTCCCGCCGCCCTCGGCTGCCGCTGAGGCGCCCGGCAGGCGCGCCTGCGGTACGGTCCCGCCCCGCTGCCGGCGGCGGGTGACCGTCGCCCTCGCCCCGCCGGCGCGGAGGGAGGTCGCATGCCCAGGTTGATCGAGTCGCCCGTGCGGGTCGCCGCCGCCGGCGAGCCGCCCAAGACCATCGACGAGTTCGTGGGGCGGGCCAGCGACGGCGCCGAGGACGTGAGCCTCGCGCTCATGAAGAGCCCGCCGGGGTGG is a genomic window of Acidimicrobiales bacterium containing:
- a CDS encoding AAA family ATPase, which gives rise to MTKIAVAGKGGSGKTTVAGVLARLVAEEGRDVLTVDADENPNLGISLGLGVEATYGLISAREEMLPDGPAMAMSMEEVVERFATQAGERLKVVQVRKFDHFRPG